A region of the Peromyscus leucopus breed LL Stock chromosome X, UCI_PerLeu_2.1, whole genome shotgun sequence genome:
CTTGGAAGGGCACAGGCACAGGTGGGAATCCCATCTCCAACCTGTGTCTAGCTTACAGTTCCTACATACACGTTTTCAATTTGCCAGGCATCCCCATCAGCCAGGGCCTCACTGTATGTACCAAGGCACTGTACCTCACTGCCCACTGCTTTTAGCCCACTCAGATCCATGTTTCCCTCCTGTTGTCCCTTACTCCCCTACAAAACGCAAAAGCTGCCTACCTGGGGCCACGACAGACCGTGGTAGAAGTAGTACTTCATCTGGTAGTTCTCCGGCAGGCAGAGCAGGTTGCAGTGCTGCATGTTCATCAGGTCCTCGGGCTGCGTGACAGTGGGGACACGGTTAGTCCAGGACTTCAGTGACTAAGAAGGCCTCACGCACGCGAGACCCCTGTTCTCGGTTATCTCTggacctccccttcccccaggcaGGGCAGGGTTGTGACTATCTATCTGACTTTGCACAAGCCTGGTTTCAATGCGCCGTGCAAAACACGCCAGTTCCAGGATCAAGTAGCAGCGCCTGGAAGTTGCGGGGCCCTGACATCAGGCAAACGCGGGATACTATAATCCCAAGATGTCTAAAGCAGGTTGCAGCAACTTTAAGGTCCAGCAGCCGCAGACGTTCGGGGGTCACAGCACCAGGTCCCTCAATAGCATGCGCACGTGGTCACCAGGCAAGGAGCCCACGCGGTGCGGACAGGCTGGCTCCCCATCACCTCACCCTAGCATTGCGGATGTTCATCACGGCGGCGGAGCTCGCAGGTCCTCGTGGATTGTGAACGCGCACGCTCAGCGGCCACTCAGAAGCACGGCACGGACGTTAGGGGCCGGGGCTGGGACAAGGGCCAAACTCCCAGGAGGCGGTGGCGGAAGAGACGAGCTGCTCCGACTAGTCTGCAGCGGAAGTGCACGGCTACAGGATCCGCCTCCAAACCTCAGAGTTAGTGAGCGCTCACAGAGCCAATGGGCTCGGTGGAACGGCGGTGAGGTGGCGCCTTCGAGGCCGCCATGAAGGCCCGGCAAACCTGGCAGTGTGGACAGTAGCTATTCCCTCCCACATGGCCCACAGAGGTGCGCACACAAGCAGGTGGAACAGGATCAGATTTATTTGGAGCCTCCGAGGCTGGGGACGGAGGGCGAGCACACGACGGGGGCGGGCCCGAGGCGACGGAGCAGGGCTTCCAGAATCTGCTCACACATGGCCAGGCACCGCGACACATGGAAGCAGCCTGTGAGGAGAATGGATGCTGTTGTTGGGAGGGTCCGGGGAGCCACAAACCCTTGCAGTCTCACCTGTTCCCCGCTCACCTTTAAACGGACCTCCCTTGATGGTGAGGGCCACCTTTCCCTCTCGGTTCAGATAGCCAAACCATTCCCCGAACTCAGGATCACGAAACTAGAATAAGTAGACAATGACAGCTAATATCTGGCAGGACCCACCCGAATGTCACCGGCTGAGGAAGGGGCACTCCTTTGCAGTGCTACCAGTGGTCAGAGTTCAAATGGCATGATTTCAGTACTTTTAACAGACCACGTCCTGGAAAAAGATGAAAGCTGAGGATGGTAGGCAGTAGGCCTTCTCAGCCTGTAACCCAGTGGGGAAGGGGCTGCAGGGGGTGTGCTGAAACGCTGAGAGAACAGGCTCTCTATATTTGATTGGTGTGTTACcttagaaacaaacattttacctcatttaagttaaaaaaaagaaagaaaggaatggagggagggagggagggaggaaggaagaaaggaaggaaggaagactcttGCCAGCAAACTTTGCAACAAGTGACTTCTCTGGAGTTCATGGTCTCTACTTCACAGGCATTTGGTCCAAAAGATCTTTGGATTATCAAACAGAGACACATTAGTCCTGTCCTTGTCTACTGAGGTTTTTATAACAGGGTCTCAGACTTTCCTCTAACCCTGTGTAGTGGGGCATGCCTTTCCTTAGCCCCAGCCCTCAGGATGTAGAGGCTGACACATTTCtgtaagtttcaggccaacctggtcttctGCACGCCTTCATCATGGATTCTGACCCtgtccagtggatctgatgcttTAGATATGGGGTCCAGCATCTGAGCTGCTGGACAGACCCTTTGTATACCCATACCTGTCTTACTGAGGCTTTTTCATTTCCCCAAAATGTAGCCCAAGTCCTTATTCCAAGGCCCTTCCCATTTTGTTCTCAATGATAAAATAGTTAAGTAGAACCCCTTCTTAGAAGGCATTCAAGTTTACCATCAAAATGCTCCCTTTAAATTGTGACATAtgaagctaggcagtggtggtgcacatgcctttgatcccagcactcgggaggcagagacaggtggatctctgagttcgaggccagcctggtctacagaatgagttctaggacagccagggctacactgagaaaccctgtctcaaaaaaatatcgTGACATATGAGTTGTGAATTTTAAGCTGTGTAATGattcatgtctgtaatctcagcactcaggaggctgaggcaggagaattgcctcgAGTCCAAAGCCAGtccagattctgtctcagaaagagtggtggtggtgtattCAAGAGAGGTATAAGCAGTTCTGTATCTAATCATAACTTTTGAGTAGTCTTgtccttatgtatttatttttgagaaggaGTCTCACCTTGTATTCCTGACTaccctagaacttgctatgtggctcaggctggcttggaactcagttGAAATCTTCttacctccacctccccagtgctggaactaaaggcatgcacccaaACTGgctcatgttctttttttttttttttttttttttaagtttctttgaaacaggatttatctgtgtagccttagctgccctggaactcacttccctctgcttcccaagtgctgggattaaaggtgtaataATAAGTgtctgtgtaatttatttgggagctgggtagcaggcccccaaaagagcaaagagcgaaaacaaccaacaacagcctCAGAAACTCATCTGCTGGGCCAAGAGTCAGTAAAATACCTTGTAAACTAGTTTGGCGGTGGTGATGAACACCTTTAaactcagctcttgggaggcagaggcaggcttatctctgagttggaagccagcctgatctacagagtgagtttcaggacagcccaACCattgctacacagagaagccctgtcttgaaaaaccaaaaaaaaaagtgccttgcAAACATGAGAACCTAAGTTTGGTCTCAGAACCCATATGAAAAAAAGACAAGGATAGCACGCTTGTATTCCCaccactggagaagcagagatagGATGATCCCAAGGGTACACCTGCTAGCCAACATAGCTAGTgagtgactctgtctcaacaaaaaggTATGTAGTACCTGAGAAACACCACCtgaaggtgtcctctgacctacctatactctctctctgtctctgtctctctctctctctctcacacacacacacttgggggaGGTTCCAACTGCTGATTCACCAGCCTGACATACTAGCTGTTGGATTCCCTGTCAAGGCTCAGGCTGCTGGACCTGGCAGATCAAGGATGTTCCTGCTACATGGAGCTCACCTGGCTGGACCCTCCTAGGTTCCCTTCTGTCAGACATACCCTGCCCTCCACTGCTTTGGATCCTTGCTCATAAGGTCTTCTCTGATCCCTCTATAAGAAAGTTCTGaccaggcggtgatggtgcacgcctttaatcccaacacttgtgggaggcagagacaggtggatctctgtgagtttgaggccagcctgatctacagaatgagttagaGGACAGCCAGAACAGTTttctacagagaaactctgtcttgaaaaaccaaagtgaaaaaaaaaaaagaaagttctgtaTCATTTGCCATCTGCTTTGTTTCCCACAGCTCATTGGTCTCTACATCTGCTTGTTTACTTGATTAGAATCTGACCACCTAGAAAGATGAGTTCCTTGAGGCAGGGCTTCTTGTTTTACCAAACAAAGGCACTCTTGGTACCCCTAGAGCAGCTGAGGGTAACACCTGATGAATAGGCTAGGAGTGGCTGAGGGAAAGCCTACTGGACCCTCTTATATagcccatttcttcctttcctgcagTCTGTCACATCCTTCAAACCTGAACTGGGCTTCCAGGAAGCAAGGAGATAGCACTTACATGGCAGAAGGTGTACTCAGCCACCTGATTGAAGATCTTTAGCAAGGTAGGGTCCCCACTGTCACTGTAACCCATGAGGAAGGCAATCATGGCTTCACAGTGTGGCCACCACAGCTTCATGTCCCACTCCAGCTGAGAAGAGAGCAGAGATAGGCAGCTAAGGTCCTTGTTGACTTTAGGACACTCATATCCTCTGTTCTGACTCAGTCTGTCTGGCTCAGGACTTGGTTCTTAATCATGAGACATGGGGGATAGAGTTAGACTAGTCCTTAAGAGTAGAGCTAGCTTTCTGACCTGAATGTACCCCAAGCAGCTCCTTAAAAGGACAAGTACTGGGGCAGACTCCCTTTATCCCTTAAGGTGGAATGCTGTCTGCCTTGTCATGTCATCTTTAAGCCTCTTGGACACTGCTGCTACCCATGGCTGGTAGCGTACCCTCAGCAGATCTCCAGCAGGATCAGGACACAACTGATCAGAAGAACAATTTCACTCCTGTCTGCCACCAAGTGGGAAAGTGAGAatcacccaagaacccttcaagcCACTGGCACCAGACAAAGGGGACGTGTGTCTTGGCATCAGCATTTGCACACTCTCTCTTCTCTAATGGCTTTCACGGGATATATGACGGGGAAAACTGGACTCTGGGttcaaatttttttgttgttattgtattttgagataggatctctttaccttgtcctggctgtcctgaacctcactatgtagaccagaccaggctggcctcgagttcACAGAGATGCTTCTGATCtggcccccaagtgctgggattaaagacatgtgccactacacctggctctgagTTCCCCTATTACATGCCAGGCTTCCAGCAAGTTGCTCTGGGCATTCCCACCTGGGTGGGGCAGAAACCATCAGCATCCTGGAAGTAGAAGAGGCCTCCGTGCTCAGGGTCCCATCCAGAGTAGAAAGGCAACAAGAGAAACTTGTCAATGATGTGCATTCGAAGTTTGATGTCACCTTTCCTGCGGGCATACTGGAGCAGGAACCAGCCAGCTTCTATTGCGTGGCCTAGTGAGGGTTGAAAGAAAGTTAAGGCAGGAATTAATTCCCTTCCCAAGCATCTGAGGGCTTGAGTTCCTGGaacctcccttcctcctcatgGGTGAAAGATGCTTGAACTCTGTCACAGGATACCCTGCCTTTCTGCCTGGACTCcattccctgaaaaaaaaaaaaggcccccaAAAAAGACACTTAAGTTCCTTCAGCCAATGCCCAGTCCTGGGCagactttccccttcctctacctgGTCtttggtggagggaggagggcagccCCTCCCATAGGAGACCCCAAACTGAAAGCTGAGTTCTTTTTCCTGATGGGCCCAGCACACCTGGGTTCTGATGTCTTCCAAGGCAACCAGGAAGTTCTTTGCCATCCTCTGATATATTCTCTAGCACAGCTTTCCCATCCCTCTGccagaaaaggaacaaaagacagATGTTTCCATTCCCTCTCATCTAACCAGAAAGATCTAACTTCAAAAATCTctcctgctgggcatggtggcccactcctttaatcacagcactggggaggcagaggcaggcagatctctgtgagttcaaggccagcctggtatacatagtgagttccaggacagccaggactgttacatagagccctttcttgaaaaaatgaaaaaaaattttccttCCTCCACCCTTGGTACCAGCTATCCACCTACTCAGTAGACCCAAAGGGGGCATTTTTGGTTGTTGtgtgttttgaaacagtcttgagtaacccaggctagtctcaaacttagTATACATgcaaggctaaccttgaactctagattttcctgcttctacctctggagtTCTGGAATTATAGAAGAACATTTTTGGAATGGCTGATTGTCTCCCATGGGCCTATAGGTTCTGATCCTTGCTTTAGATCTGGATCTCTCAAGCAGAGAGCACATAAAACACTGAATGAGGAGGCAAGATAGAGTTGGATGTCcacagaggctgaggaggaaCATAGATCAAGGTCTCAGGATGTGCTTGGGGCTCTGGCCTCTTTTTTCTGCCTTAGgacccacccatctctgccccagCATGCCAGGCTCCACCTTCCTGAGGACCCTGGGCTATATTTCAAATGAATGTGCTTCCTTAGATCTACCTGTCTAGAAAGCTGAAGAACATATTTCAGGTAGGGGGCCCTTGCAGAGTGGGAGAATAGGGTTCACTCCGTCCCTCTCTCTGTGCCTACCTGGACGTGCTGCAGAATCCTGTGGGCACACCAGTCCCCTAGTTCTGCATACTTGCTGGTCAGTGCCTTAtcttcctctccaagctgctccACCAGGTGGAGCAGCATCATGGGCACTGCCAAAGCCTCTGCCGCAGGGGTCCCTG
Encoded here:
- the LOC114706216 gene encoding N-acylglucosamine 2-epimerase isoform X1, producing MEKERETLQVWKERVGQELDNVVAFWMEHSHDQEHGGFLTCLGRNGQVYDHLKYVWLQGRQVWMYCHLYRSFERFRRAELLDAAKAGGEFLLHHARVAPPAKKCAFVLTRDGHPVKVQRTIFSECFYTMAMNELWKVTGETHYQNEAMEMMDQIVHWVQVDSSDLGQTRLSGTPAAEALAVPMMLLHLVEQLGEEDKALTSKYAELGDWCAHRILQHVQRDGKAVLENISEDGKELPGCLGRHQNPGHAIEAGWFLLQYARRKGDIKLRMHIIDKFLLLPFYSGWDPEHGGLFYFQDADGFCPTQLEWDMKLWWPHCEAMIAFLMGYSDSGDPTLLKIFNQVAEYTFCHFRDPEFGEWFGYLNREGKVALTIKGGPFKGCFHVSRCLAMCEQILEALLRRLGPAPVVCSPSVPSLGGSK
- the LOC114706216 gene encoding N-acylglucosamine 2-epimerase isoform X2; amino-acid sequence: MEKERETLQVWKERVGQELDNVVAFWMEHSHDQEHGGFLTCLGRNGQVYDHLKYVWLQGRQVWMYCHLYRSFERFRRAELLDAAKAGGEFLLHHARVAPPAKKCAFVLTRDGHPVKVQRTIFSECFYTMAMNELWKVTGETHYQRDGKAVLENISEDGKELPGCLGRHQNPGHAIEAGWFLLQYARRKGDIKLRMHIIDKFLLLPFYSGWDPEHGGLFYFQDADGFCPTQLEWDMKLWWPHCEAMIAFLMGYSDSGDPTLLKIFNQVAEYTFCHFRDPEFGEWFGYLNREGKVALTIKGGPFKGCFHVSRCLAMCEQILEALLRRLGPAPVVCSPSVPSLGGSK